In the genome of Mycobacteriales bacterium, one region contains:
- a CDS encoding aldehyde dehydrogenase family protein, with protein sequence MQGKDVFFLDGQWVPATGRAPIPVVNPATEEQVSAVPAGAQEDVDRAVDAARAAFPGWAASTPADRAALLAAAADALEARTDEVAALITSEMGTPLGFSKAVQVGNPVKVLRSYAEILGGYAFEQQIANSLVVKEPIGVVGAITPWNYPLHQVVAKVAAALAAGCTVVLKPSEVAPLSAYALAEVFEQVGLPAGVFNLVTGLGPVVGEAIAAHPDVDMVSFTGSTTAGKRVMAVAAGTVKKVSLELGGKSAFLVLDDADLGKAVKVGLANCFINGGQTCTAWTRMLVPAGQYDEVLELIRAAAAKYPVGEPLAEGTRIGPLASATQYEKVVGYIEQAVADGATVVVGGPERPEGLERGFYVQPTVLAGVTPGSRIEQEEVFGPVLAVIPYADEDEAVDIANGTPYGLSGGVFSGDQERAVAVARRMRTGMVDVNGGRFNPLAPFGGYKQSGNGRELGEYGLEEFLEVKSLQL encoded by the coding sequence GCAGGAGGACGTCGACCGCGCGGTCGACGCCGCTCGCGCCGCGTTCCCGGGCTGGGCGGCCAGCACGCCGGCGGACCGGGCCGCGCTGCTGGCCGCGGCCGCCGACGCGCTCGAGGCGCGCACCGACGAGGTCGCCGCTCTCATCACGAGCGAGATGGGCACGCCGCTCGGCTTCAGCAAGGCGGTGCAGGTCGGCAACCCTGTGAAGGTTCTCCGGTCCTACGCCGAGATCCTCGGCGGCTACGCGTTCGAGCAGCAGATCGCCAACTCGTTGGTGGTCAAGGAGCCGATCGGTGTGGTCGGCGCGATCACCCCGTGGAACTACCCGCTGCACCAGGTCGTGGCGAAGGTCGCCGCGGCGCTCGCCGCCGGCTGCACCGTGGTCCTCAAGCCGTCCGAGGTCGCGCCGCTGTCCGCCTACGCGCTGGCCGAGGTCTTCGAGCAGGTCGGCCTGCCGGCAGGCGTCTTCAACCTGGTCACCGGCCTCGGCCCGGTCGTGGGTGAGGCGATCGCCGCGCACCCCGACGTGGACATGGTCTCTTTCACCGGCTCCACCACCGCCGGCAAGCGCGTCATGGCGGTCGCCGCCGGCACCGTCAAGAAGGTCTCGCTGGAGCTCGGCGGCAAGAGCGCCTTCCTCGTGCTCGACGATGCCGACCTCGGCAAGGCCGTCAAGGTGGGGCTGGCCAACTGCTTCATCAACGGCGGCCAGACCTGCACCGCCTGGACCCGGATGCTGGTGCCGGCGGGGCAGTACGACGAGGTGCTCGAGCTGATCCGTGCGGCCGCCGCGAAGTACCCGGTCGGTGAGCCGCTGGCCGAGGGGACCCGGATCGGGCCGCTGGCCAGCGCCACGCAGTACGAGAAGGTGGTCGGCTACATCGAGCAGGCCGTGGCCGACGGCGCGACGGTCGTGGTCGGCGGTCCCGAGCGGCCCGAGGGGCTGGAGCGCGGCTTCTACGTCCAGCCGACGGTGCTCGCCGGCGTCACTCCCGGCTCCCGGATCGAGCAGGAGGAGGTCTTCGGGCCGGTCCTCGCGGTGATCCCGTACGCCGACGAGGACGAGGCCGTCGACATCGCCAACGGCACGCCGTACGGGCTCTCCGGCGGGGTGTTCTCCGGCGACCAGGAGCGGGCGGTCGCGGTGGCCCGGCGGATGCGTACCGGGATGGTGGACGTCAACGGTGGGCGCTTCAACCCGCTCGCGCCGTTCGGCGGCTACAAGCAGAGCGGCAACGGTCGCGAGCTGGGGGAGTACGGCCTCGAGGAGTTCCTGGAGGTCAAGTCGCTGCAGCTGTGA